Proteins from a genomic interval of Vanacampus margaritifer isolate UIUO_Vmar chromosome 4, RoL_Vmar_1.0, whole genome shotgun sequence:
- the LOC144051035 gene encoding uncharacterized protein LOC144051035, whose product MCANRVKEEYEDEISGTEEDNEPPCQQDTVFKKLQDVLHRADISEGDRHSEQQEWSSRTEQQEPEPPHIKEEEADITELPFTCVIVKIEDEYKIECDEDQCEGSQADNLFAPLSDSDNTTSHSSDTEDDEQLKGDMTCQTDKQRGKCSQCDKSFPSKSLLKRHMGIHTREKQLNYSDCGKRQKAEGKPFACSFCTLTFRRRCNLITHTRTHTGEKPFACLVCAKRFARKGPLNVHMRTHTGEKPFACSLCGKRFARKAHLNIHTRTHTGEKPFACSVCNFNFSEHSGLVLHMRTHTGEKPYSCSVCGKRFAQSRNLTTHRRTHTGEKPFSCSVCDEQFSYKYQMNKHKCSGEKSSSQ is encoded by the exons ATGTGTGCAAACCGTGTGAAAGAGGAGTACGAGGACGAGATTAGTGGAACAGAAGAGGACAACGAGCCGCCATGCCAACAGGACACTGTTTTCAAGAAGCTTCAAGATGTGTTGCACAGAGCAG ACATCAGTGAAGGAGATCGTCATTCTGAGCAGCAGGAGTGGAGCTCCAGGACGGAGCAGCAGGAGCCAGAGCCTCCccacattaaagaggaagaggcTGATATCACTGAGTTGCCATTCACTTGTGTCATCGTGAAAATTGAAGATGAGTACAAAATAGAATGTGATGAAGACCAATGTGaaggatcacaagcagacaaCCTCTTTGCTCCGCTTTCAGATAGTGACAACACAACCTCACACTCTTCTGACACTGAAGATGATGAACAATTGAAAGGTGATATGACATGTCAAACTGACAAACAAAGGgggaaatgttctcagtgtgacaAATCTTTTCCCAGCAAGTCATTGTTGAAAAGACACATGGGAATACACACTAGAGAGAAACAATTAAATTACTCAGATTGTGGTAAAAGACAGAAAGCAGAAGgtaaaccttttgcctgctcattCTGTACATTAACTTTCCGGAGGCGATGCAATTTAATTACACACACAAGAAcgcacaccggagagaaaccttttgcctgcctAGTTTGTGCAAAAAGATTTGCACGTAAAGGACCCTTGAACGTTCACATGAGAACGCACACTggcgagaaaccttttgcctgctcattATGTGGTAAAAGATTTGCTCGTAAGGCACATTTGAACATACACACAAGAACGcacacaggagagaaaccttttgcctgctcggtCTGCAACTTCAATTTCAGTGAACATTCTGGATTGGTGCTGCACATGaggacacacactggagagaagccctattcctgctctgtttgtggtaaaagatttgCTCAAAGTCGCAATTTGACAACACAcagaagaacacacactggggagaagCCGTTTAGTTGCAGTGTGTGTGATGAGCAGTTCTCTTACAAGTACCAGATGAACAAACACAAGTGTTCTGGCGAAAAGAGCAGCAGTCAATAA
- the LOC144050338 gene encoding uncharacterized protein LOC144050338, which produces MALTSHSQNTEVELRGRSFPSYISFARYPLTKRHFYEEFVEDISETKERQSRGDISEEDLHPKCADVQEENPELAHTKTGGPPKYSCTKEDEQDDDITKFPSPYVIVKVEEGDGEHCGGSDVLLAPLSDSDDNITFQASNDGDKDEHPKGDMTCCTDSKRIQCSHCDKTFRKKSLLKTHSRTHTGEKPFACLLCSKRFSLKTNLTTHTRTHTGEKPFSCSDCEKRFSTKTHLTRHTKTHTGDKPFACLICGKRFSLKTNLTRHSRRHSEKHFTCSVCGQIFTQNRDLTIHTRSLHSVKVFICSVCGKRFSRQASLNRHARTHTGEKPFACLVCDKRFTQRGDLRIHTRTHTGEKPFACPICGKRVSGKSGLMIHTRTHTGEKPFACPICDKRFSGKSGLTIHVGTHTGEKPFACSVCGKGFSRKSNLTMHKKTHS; this is translated from the exons CTTCCCGAGCTACATTAGCTTCGCTCGCTACCCGCTAACAAAGAGACACTTTT ACGAAGAGTTCGTGGAGGACATTTCGGAGACAAAAGAACGTCAAAGCAGAGGAG ACATCAGTGAAGAAGATCTTCATCCTAAGTGCGCTGACGTTCAAGAGGAGAACCCAGAGCTTGCTCATACCAAAACAGGAGGGCCACCCAAATACTCTTGCACAAAAGAGGACGAGCAAGACGACGATATCACCAAGTTTCCATCACCCTACGTCATTGTCAAGGTTGAAGAAGGCGATGGAGAGCACTGCGGAGGATCAGACGTCCTCTTAGCTCCACTCTCAGATAGTGACGACAACATAACATTCCAAGCTTCTAATGATGGTGATAAGGACGAACACCCTAAAGGTGATATGACATGTTGCACTGACAGCAAACGCATCCAGTGTTCTCACTGTGACAAAACATTTCGCAAAAAGTCCTTGTTGAAAACACActcaagaacccacactggagaaaaaccttttgcctgcttaCTTTGCAGTAAAAGATTCTCTTTAAAAACCAATTTAACGACacacacaaggacacacacaggagaaaaacctttttcctgctcggACTGTGAGAAACGATTCTCAACAAAGACACATTtaacaagacacacaaaaacacacactggtgatAAACCGTTTGCTTGCTTaatttgtggtaaaagattctctTTAAAGACAAATTTAACAAGGCACTCAAGAAGACATAGTGAGAAACATTTTACATGCTCTGTTTGTGGTCAAATATTCACTCAAAATAGAGATTTAACAATACACACCAGATCACTACACAGCGTAAAAGTTTTtatctgctcagtttgtggtaaaagattctctAGACAGGCAAGTTTAAACAGACACGCAAGAACACACaccggagaaaaaccttttgcctgcttagTTTGTGATAAAAGATTCACTCAGAGGGGAGATTTaagaatacacacaagaacacacactggagaaaaaccttttgcctgcccAATTTGTGGAAAAAGAGTCTCTGGAAAGTCAGGTTTAAtgatacacacaagaacacatactggagaaaaacctttcgcCTGTCCCATTTGTGATAAAAGATTTTCTGGAAAGTCAGGTTTAACAATACATGTgggaacacacactggagagaaaccttttgcctgctcagtttgtggtaaaggATTCTCTAGAAAGTCAAATTTAacaatgcacaaaaaaacacactcgTGA
- the LOC144051033 gene encoding uncharacterized protein LOC144051033, with translation MCTKNAKEEYKEELSGTKEENERQRHLLDAVFKKPQHEPHIADASEEYLHLEMQEQETPCVKEEEEEADIKFPLTVIVKSEDDVDESDGDNCGGSQTDTLLAPMSESDDMTSHSPDTDDDDDGDGTRHTDKKHEKCTQCGKTFSSKWNLKVHLRSHKGEKPFTCSDCGKRFASKGNLNAHTRIHNGEKPFSCSVCGLRVTQKSGLTTHMRIHTGEKPFTCSVCGKSFSIKGHLRRHTRTHTGERPFACLVCGKRFSIKGHLRTHTSIHTGEKPFSCSICTFSFSERSKLVKHMRTHSGEKPFCCLVCGKRFSAKTSLVRHTRTHSGVNTVACSVCNLTFSDRSGLTEHKRTHTGEKHFCCSVCGKRFTQRVHLTSHTRIHTGEKPFSCSVCEKRFSRKDQVKRHKCAGEKSSSQLSFKEVDETKCKSLCNRK, from the exons atgtgtacaaaaaatGCGAAAGAAGAATACAAGGAGGAACTGTCTGGCACAAAAGAAgagaacgagcgacaacgtCATCTACTGGACGCTGTTTTTAAGAAGCCTCAACATGAACCACACATAGCAG ACGCCAGTGAAGAATATCTTCATCTTGAGATGCAGGAGCAAGAAACCCCTTGcgttaaagaggaagaggaggaggctgaTATCAAGTTTCCATTGACTGTCATTGTGAAGAGTGAGGATGATGTTGATGAAAGTGATGGAGACAACTGTGGAGGATCCCAAACAGACACCCTCCTAGCTCCAATGTCAGAAAGTGACGACATGACATCACACTCTCCTGACactgatgacgatgatgatggcgaTGGAACACGTCACACGGACAAGAAACACGAGAAATGCACGCAGTGTGGGAAAACTTTTAGCTCAAAGTGGAATTTGAAGGTTCACCTTCGAAGTCATAAAGGAGAGAAACCTTTCACCTGTTCAGATTGCGGTAAAAGATTTGCTAGTAAGGGAAATTTGAACGCGCACACAAGAATACACaatggagagaaacctttttcttgctcagtttgtggcctgAGAGTAACTCAAAAAAGTGGTTTAACAACTCACATGAGAAtacacactggggagaaaccttttacctgctcagtatGTGGCAAAAGCTTCTCTATAAAGGGTCATTTAAGAAGGCACAccagaacacacactggagagaggccttttgcttgcttagtttgtggtaaaagattctctATAAAGGGACATTTAAGAACGCACACAAGTATACACACTGGTGAAAAACCCTTTTCCTGCTCAATCTGCACCTTCAGTTTCAGTGAACGTTCAAAATTGGTTAAACACATGAGAACGCActctggagaaaaacctttttgctgcttagtttgtggtaaaagattctctGCAAAGACAAGTTTAGTGCGACACACAAGAACGCACAGCGGAGTGAACACtgttgcctgctcagtttgcaaCTTGACTTTCAGTGATCGTTCTGGATTGACTGAACACAAGaggacacacactggagagaagcacTTTTGCTGCTCGGTATGTGGTAAAAGATTCACTCAAAGAGTACACTTGACATCACATACAAGAAtacacactggtgagaagccATTCAGTTGCAGTGTGTGTGAGAAAAGATTTTCTCGTAAGGATCAGGTTAAGAGACAcaagtgtgctggtgagaaGAGCAGCAGTCAATTAAGTTTTAAAGAagtggatgaaacaaaatgtaaaagtttGTGTAATcgtaaataa
- the LOC144051036 gene encoding uncharacterized protein LOC144051036 yields MKMCERKIVRGGNFSDKRGERATTPTGFLDAVFMSHDESHKTDVSEENLHPEQPESPHNEKENKPAFAQIKEDDDPEILKIKVEEEEETDIFKFTFTGIPLKSECEGEGQHEPSTSSSSQHMAIEGDIDHCGGSQPDGLLAPLSDSEEITSQQSSGTEADDEHSKSDMTSHAANKRVKCSQCDNTFFNKSSLKRHITTHTGEKPFACSVCGKKFRTKGDLRIHIRIHTGERPFVCSVCGKGFTQKGHLRSHIRIHTGEKPFACSICKLSFSQQSALGPHMRTHTGEKPYSCSVCGKSFSLHVNLVRHRRRHSGEKAFSCSVCDEKFSHKSEMKKHTCAGEKSSG; encoded by the exons ATGAAAATGTGTGAAAGAAAAATAGTACGAGGAGGAAATTTCTCGGACAAAAGAGGAGAGCGAGCAACAACGCCAACTGGGTTCTTGGACGCTGTGTTTATGTCTCACGATGAGTCACACAAGACAG ATGTCAGTGAAGAAAATCTTCATCCTGAGCAGCCAGAGTCTCCTCacaatgaaaaggaaaataagcCAGCATTTGCTCAAATTAAAGAAGACGACGATCCGGAGATTCTTAAGATTAAagtggaagaggaggaggagactgATATCTTCAAGTTCACATTTACTGGCATCCCTTTGAAGAGTGAATGTGAAGGAGAGGGTCAGCATGAGCCTTCAACCAGCAGCTCAAGTCAACACATGGCAATAGAAGGTGATATAGACCACTGTGGAGGATCACAGCCAGACGGCCTCTTAGCTCCATTATCAGATAGTGAGGAAATAACGTCACAACAATCTTCTGGCACTGAGGCTGACGATGAACATTCAAAAAGTGATATGACAAGCCACGCTGCCAACAAACGTgtgaaatgttctcagtgtgacaACACTTTTTTCAACAAGTCATCATTGAAAAGACACATTACTACACACaccggagaaaaaccttttgcctgttcagtttgcgGTAAAAAATTCCGGACAAAGGGAGATTTAAGAATACACATAAGAATACACACTGGAGAGAGACCTTTTGTCTGTTCGGTTTGTGGTAAAGGATTCACTCAGAAGGGACATTTAAGATCACACATAAGaatacacactggagagaaaccgtTTGCCTGTTCAATCTGCAAATTAAGTTTCAGTCAACAGTCAGCATTGGGCCCACACATGAGAACGcacactggggaaaaaccttattcctgctcagtttgtggtaaaagtttCTCTCTACATGTCAATTTGGTAAGACACAGAAGAAGGCACAGTGGTGAGAAAGCATTTAGTTGCAGCGTGTGTGATGAAAAATTCTCTCATAAGTCGGAGATGAAGAAACACACGTGTGCTGGTGAGAAGAGCAGCGGTTAG